One Caloramator mitchellensis genomic window, TTTTCGTGAGTTGGCATAAATTCCGGCCTATAGCTGTCTTCTATTAATACTGTATCATATTCTATTCCATAGTAATTTGCTAATCCTTCATTAAGTCCTGTTGCAGCAATGTGTAAATCATAAATTTTAATGCCCGATGTTCCTTGAGTTCCTAAATACTTTGTAGTAGGCTTAACCAAGTTTCGTGCTGCTAAAGTTCCCATTCTAACTGCATTGGTAGCTAGAGGAATATATTCATGCTTTTTAATTGGATTGTAGAAAACAGCACAACTGTCGCCTGCCGCAAAAACATCTTCTTTGCTTGTTCTCATATACTCATCAACTATAATAGCACCATTTGGCAGCATATTTAATTTGCCTTTGAACAAGTCAGTATTCGGTCTGAATCCAATGCAAAGGATTACTAAATCTGCTGTATATTCTCCTTTATCAGTTATAACTTTCTTAACCTTTCCGTTTTCTCCTTCAAATTTTACAACTGATTGAGAAAGCGCAAGTTTAATTCCTCTCTTTTTCAACTCTTCTTCAGCAATATCAGTAAATTCCTTGTCAAGATATTTACTCAAGATTCTATCCTGTGTATCTATAAGAGTAACATTCTTACCATTTGTTTCAAAGGCCTCTACAAGTTCAACTCCTATGTAGCCTGCCCCCACAACAACAATATTTTCTGCATCTTTTGCTTTATCTATTATTGTATTTGAATGGTAGAAATTTTTCGCTAAAACTATGTTCTCCAACTCTATCCCTTCAAATTTTGGGACTATTGGCCATGAACCCGTAGTAATTATTAACTTATCAAAATCGTCCTCAAAAATTTCATCTGTTTCTAAGTTTCTTACCTTTAAAATTTTTCTATCTAAATCAACATCGATTACATCATGTCTCATTTTTGTAACTGCACCAAGCTCTTTTAGTTTTTCTGGTGAACTATAGAATAGCCCTTGAACATCCTTTACAACACCTCCAACATAAAGAGCAATACCACATGATAAAAATGAAATATTGTCGTTTCTTTCATAAACCGTAATTTCAGCATCCTTGTATAATTTTGCAGTGTTTACAATAGCTGCAGTTCCTGCATGTGTGCAGCCTATAACAGCAACCTTCATACTATTTCTCCTCTCTATTTTCTTTTTCTATATTATATATCTTTAAATAATTATTTTCAACTAATAATTAATATTTATTTAGCTTTTAAGCTTATAGATTTTTCCTATTTAAATTATTGCTACTATTGTTATTTTTTATTTCTTTTCTTTAACTTAAGAAACTATAATCTAATTAGATAAATAAAAATACTTCTCAATTAAGGAGGACTGACATGAAAAAAATAAGCACGTTACTTTTAATTTTATTCTTCCTATTTAATTTTGTATCTTGTTCAAATAATTCCTCAAAGGAAGTTCCAACTTTTAAGATAGGTGCCCTTCCTGACCAAAATGCTTCTGATTTAACAAATACAATGAATAAATTTGCAGATTATTTAAGCCAAAAAACTGGACTAAAAGTAGAATATGTTCAATCTGTAGATTATGCTGCTCTCGTGACAGCCTTTGAACGCGGAGAAATACACCTTGCCTGGTTTGGTGGATTAACTGGGGTTCAAGCAAGAAACAAAGTTCCAGGGGCCGAAGCTATTGCACAAAGGCCAAGAGATGCAGAATTTCATTCTGTATTTATTGTGCAAAAAAATATAAATGTTAATTCATTAAAAGATTTAAAGGGGCTTACATTCACTTTTGGCAGCGAAAGTTCTACTTCTGGACATTTAATGCCAAGGTATTTTCTTTTAGAATCAGGAATTGACCCTGATAAGGATTTTAATGGGCAACCAAATTACTCAGGTTCACACGATAAAACCTATAAGCTTGTTGAATCTGGTGCCTTCCAAGCAGGTGTCTTAAATGAAGCTGTATGGCAAAAGGCTGTAAAAGAAGGTAAAGTTGATTTAAATAAAGTAAAAGCTATATACACTACTCCTGCATATTTTGATTATAACTGGACTATCAACGCTAATGTTGATTCTACTTTTAATAAAGGAACTAAAGATAAAATTAAAGAAGCCATACTTAGCATGAACGGTGAACAAAAAGAAATATTAGATTTCTTTCAAACGGATAAATTTATAGAAACTAATAACTCAAATTATTCAGCAATAGAGACAGTTGCTAAAAAACTTGGAATTATTAAATAGGGTGAGTATATGAAAAAAATAGTTGAACTAAAAGATATACAAAAAAGATTTAAAGAAATGGAAGTATTGTCTTCCATTTCTTTTAGCGTTGAAGAAGGTGAAATCGTAGCAATTCTTGGACCATCTGGAGCTGGTAAGACAACACTTTTAAACATAATTTCAGGTTTCACACATCCTGACAATGGCTCTGTTACAATCGATGGAATTAACATAGTGAATTATAAATCCAATAAACAATTAGCAAAGAAAATTGGTATCATAAGACAGCAATTTGACCTTATAGACGATTTAAAAGTCATCCACAATGTTCTTGCCGGAAAATTGCATGAATGGGGATTTATCAAATCTCTTTTTTCTTTATTTTTCCCCCAGGGCAAGGATGAAGCATTGGATGCTCTTAATAAAGTGGGTATTACAGAAAAATTCGACGAAAAAACAGCGAATCTCTCAGGCGGCGAAAAACAGAGGGTTGCAATCGCAAGAATTCTACTTCAGCACCCTAAAGTTGTATTAGCTGATGAGCCTGTATCATCGCTTGACCCTGCGAGAGCTGAAGATATATTATCAATCCTTGTAAATCTAGCAAGAAAAGAAAAAATATCATTAATTGCAAGTATTCATTCAATAGAATTTGCCAAAAAATACTTTGACAGGCTTATTGGTATCAAAGATGGAAATGTAGTTTTTGATTTGCCTTCAAATGAAATAACAGATGAGATTATAAAAGACTTATACAATTATCAGGAGCTGAAGTAATATGGAGGGATTTACTTATAAAAAAAGGATTTTAAGT contains:
- a CDS encoding FAD-dependent oxidoreductase is translated as MKVAVIGCTHAGTAAIVNTAKLYKDAEITVYERNDNISFLSCGIALYVGGVVKDVQGLFYSSPEKLKELGAVTKMRHDVIDVDLDRKILKVRNLETDEIFEDDFDKLIITTGSWPIVPKFEGIELENIVLAKNFYHSNTIIDKAKDAENIVVVGAGYIGVELVEAFETNGKNVTLIDTQDRILSKYLDKEFTDIAEEELKKRGIKLALSQSVVKFEGENGKVKKVITDKGEYTADLVILCIGFRPNTDLFKGKLNMLPNGAIIVDEYMRTSKEDVFAAGDSCAVFYNPIKKHEYIPLATNAVRMGTLAARNLVKPTTKYLGTQGTSGIKIYDLHIAATGLNEGLANYYGIEYDTVLIEDSYRPEFMPTHEKALLKVVYEKQTRRIIGAQILSKVDLTQMMNTASVCVQNDMTIEELAFVDFFFQPHFNKPWNLLNIAALNAIG
- a CDS encoding putative selenate ABC transporter substrate-binding protein translates to MKKISTLLLILFFLFNFVSCSNNSSKEVPTFKIGALPDQNASDLTNTMNKFADYLSQKTGLKVEYVQSVDYAALVTAFERGEIHLAWFGGLTGVQARNKVPGAEAIAQRPRDAEFHSVFIVQKNINVNSLKDLKGLTFTFGSESSTSGHLMPRYFLLESGIDPDKDFNGQPNYSGSHDKTYKLVESGAFQAGVLNEAVWQKAVKEGKVDLNKVKAIYTTPAYFDYNWTINANVDSTFNKGTKDKIKEAILSMNGEQKEILDFFQTDKFIETNNSNYSAIETVAKKLGIIK
- a CDS encoding phosphonate ABC transporter ATP-binding protein, with the protein product MKKIVELKDIQKRFKEMEVLSSISFSVEEGEIVAILGPSGAGKTTLLNIISGFTHPDNGSVTIDGINIVNYKSNKQLAKKIGIIRQQFDLIDDLKVIHNVLAGKLHEWGFIKSLFSLFFPQGKDEALDALNKVGITEKFDEKTANLSGGEKQRVAIARILLQHPKVVLADEPVSSLDPARAEDILSILVNLARKEKISLIASIHSIEFAKKYFDRLIGIKDGNVVFDLPSNEITDEIIKDLYNYQELK